A DNA window from Nitrospira sp. contains the following coding sequences:
- a CDS encoding hypothetical protein (Evidence 4 : Unknown function but conserved in other organisms; MaGe:77310421), translated as MAGDSVRTALTTSDSLRFPANQSLARQFDQSGGTVVRQSTGHLVFYRPDGRRFLATDPDGHPLHECDWGLDARGRTVLLRARLWLDWGRWVGLKPGGLVNETRLNLATKPGWQRLKAEDLRQMAAQAMRVPIEEVRFFYGDEDLVIDAHGQATIRHRKDAFYVLEDGTFESARFMSCMGAMHWEQIDFLPVVELFKSLLPGTGSAAFELIRGLYDDQNEGQAAPRSLRYRGIPTYPSEAAFRLFSSFFTGQAPSGGDPIALFMDPSRSHQIAWLPAPAPPVRYVDAAHRLCVTVQGNVLLKATCADDSMGLSYVNPKGRRLAPWDRSAVIVDGRLQLTDRDSRKEFPLSPELAKVASSPGVPSSSPVDWRSVFAPAAPVVQSGEVFGAVLLYPQNETPVGELAAQPFVADYLQDLAEQDREIGQILMRAERILIDNGDAVISTCVPFDRPRAVVAQVLHPVFAVKQAQQLWTVCAELNRWEWLQRTQFRLSSAPVQSESYDLLYAWIPYDEFEQASAMAARIRTLVQRLKPGGNAFIVGPARAGESLNQASAQLCWEEAVERLPTFAMHKTILPKAKLRSGLTLFHVRRS; from the coding sequence ATGGCTGGCGACTCTGTTCGTACCGCACTAACAACGTCCGACTCGCTCCGGTTTCCCGCTAATCAGTCGCTCGCCCGTCAATTCGATCAGTCCGGCGGAACAGTCGTTCGCCAATCCACCGGCCATCTGGTTTTCTATCGGCCCGACGGCCGGCGATTTCTCGCAACCGATCCTGATGGCCATCCCTTGCATGAATGCGACTGGGGCCTGGACGCTCGCGGACGCACGGTGCTGCTGCGCGCACGCCTGTGGCTGGATTGGGGACGGTGGGTCGGGTTGAAGCCCGGAGGACTCGTCAATGAAACTCGCCTCAATCTGGCGACAAAGCCGGGGTGGCAACGCTTGAAGGCAGAAGATCTTCGGCAGATGGCGGCGCAGGCGATGCGCGTGCCGATTGAAGAAGTCCGCTTTTTCTACGGCGACGAAGATCTGGTCATCGATGCGCATGGACAGGCGACGATCCGGCACCGAAAAGACGCGTTCTACGTATTGGAAGACGGCACGTTCGAGTCGGCGCGTTTTATGTCCTGCATGGGCGCGATGCATTGGGAGCAGATCGATTTTCTGCCCGTCGTTGAGCTGTTTAAATCGTTGCTCCCAGGCACCGGGTCGGCGGCCTTTGAATTGATTCGCGGGCTCTACGACGATCAGAACGAGGGACAGGCTGCTCCACGGTCCTTGCGTTATCGCGGCATTCCGACCTATCCATCAGAAGCGGCCTTTCGATTGTTCAGCAGTTTTTTTACAGGGCAGGCTCCTTCAGGGGGAGATCCCATCGCGCTCTTCATGGATCCCTCCCGCTCGCATCAGATCGCGTGGCTGCCGGCGCCAGCGCCTCCGGTGCGCTATGTCGATGCGGCACATCGCCTGTGTGTGACGGTGCAGGGGAATGTGCTGCTGAAGGCGACCTGCGCCGACGACTCTATGGGCCTGTCGTACGTGAATCCCAAAGGGAGGCGATTAGCGCCCTGGGATCGATCCGCGGTTATCGTCGATGGGCGGTTGCAACTGACTGATCGTGACAGCCGAAAAGAGTTCCCGCTTTCACCGGAATTGGCAAAGGTTGCTTCATCTCCGGGAGTCCCCTCATCGAGCCCGGTCGATTGGCGATCGGTCTTTGCGCCAGCGGCGCCCGTTGTCCAATCCGGAGAAGTGTTCGGCGCGGTGCTGTTGTATCCGCAGAATGAGACTCCGGTGGGAGAATTGGCCGCGCAACCGTTTGTGGCCGACTATCTGCAAGATCTGGCCGAACAGGATCGCGAGATCGGACAGATATTGATGCGGGCGGAGCGCATCCTGATCGACAACGGCGATGCCGTCATCTCGACCTGCGTGCCGTTCGATCGCCCGCGCGCGGTTGTCGCGCAGGTCCTGCATCCGGTCTTTGCGGTCAAACAAGCGCAGCAGCTCTGGACGGTGTGCGCCGAATTGAATCGGTGGGAGTGGTTGCAGCGAACTCAGTTCAGACTCTCGTCTGCACCGGTTCAATCCGAGTCCTATGATCTTCTGTATGCCTGGATCCCGTATGACGAATTCGAACAGGCCAGTGCCATGGCTGCCCGGATTCGCACTCTCGTTCAGCGCCTCAAGCCGGGTGGCAATGCATTTATCGTGGGGCCGGCGCGGGCGGGTGAGAGCCTCAACCAGGCAAGCGCGCAGCTCTGTTGGGAGGAAGCGGTTGAGCGGCTCCCCACATTTGCAATGCATAAGACGATTCTGCCGAAAGCCAAATTGCGGAGCGGACTGACGCTCTTTCATGTGCGGCGTTCTTAG
- a CDS encoding hypothetical protein (Evidence 4 : Unknown function but conserved in other organisms; MaGe:77310417), with translation MTDRLQRMLSEPYAPLLPWVGLTALLLVGLLVVNAVGVRGVADRRAQIEKEWGAARQVLVQHREARKARKDVSQVWAVLPVERDFAPLALGISEEAKRDHVTLPALSYKTESTAVANTSKGVLQGSMTGRYEDLRRFIYDLETAEELLFIEDMELASSSSPRDKQLTFNIKIVTYLRGESAEHALEGKQ, from the coding sequence GTGACCGACCGGTTGCAGCGCATGTTATCCGAACCCTATGCCCCACTGTTGCCGTGGGTTGGGCTGACTGCATTATTGTTGGTCGGGTTGCTGGTGGTGAATGCGGTTGGTGTTCGGGGAGTTGCCGATCGCCGGGCCCAGATTGAAAAAGAGTGGGGGGCCGCGCGCCAAGTGCTGGTTCAACATCGGGAAGCCAGAAAAGCGCGCAAGGATGTGAGCCAGGTATGGGCGGTTCTGCCGGTCGAGCGAGACTTTGCTCCACTGGCTTTAGGGATATCCGAAGAGGCCAAGCGCGATCATGTGACCTTGCCGGCGCTATCCTATAAGACCGAGTCGACGGCGGTGGCGAATACCAGCAAAGGGGTGCTTCAAGGTTCCATGACTGGGCGGTATGAGGATTTGAGGCGGTTCATCTATGATCTTGAAACCGCTGAGGAGCTGCTGTTTATTGAAGATATGGAGCTCGCTAGTTCCTCTAGCCCACGCGATAAGCAGTTAACTTTTAATATTAAGATCGTGACTTATCTTCGAGGAGAATCAGCTGAGCATGCATTGGAAGGCAAGCAATAG
- a CDS encoding hypothetical protein (Evidence 4 : Unknown function but conserved in other organisms; MaGe:77310419), translated as MSGAVFINRETERGFSYVVLMFAIVLIGLGMTVAARQWKVMVQRELEADLISKGIEIQNALAFYSATMKAGRVTPGEVYPQTLAELTRLPKPFLRKVYGDPLGHGDWELVRAPTGGIMGVRSKSKGKPIWQRDFPPAVRHFDGRKSHSEWVFQHPNPSMALMGMPGMGATVPGSAGQPGSVSGMVPMSLQNPVSPVPPQVELPIAPTSP; from the coding sequence ATGAGCGGAGCCGTATTCATTAACCGAGAAACCGAGCGTGGCTTCTCGTATGTCGTCTTGATGTTCGCCATCGTGCTCATCGGTCTCGGCATGACGGTGGCGGCGCGACAGTGGAAAGTGATGGTCCAGCGCGAGCTGGAAGCGGATCTTATATCCAAAGGCATTGAAATTCAAAATGCGTTGGCGTTCTATTCGGCTACGATGAAGGCCGGACGGGTGACGCCAGGAGAAGTGTATCCGCAAACACTGGCCGAGCTGACTCGATTACCGAAACCGTTTCTCCGCAAGGTCTATGGAGACCCCCTTGGGCATGGCGACTGGGAGCTAGTGCGCGCTCCCACCGGAGGAATTATGGGGGTCCGGAGTAAAAGCAAGGGCAAGCCGATTTGGCAGCGTGACTTCCCTCCTGCGGTCAGGCACTTCGATGGGCGCAAATCGCACTCCGAGTGGGTGTTTCAACACCCAAATCCTTCGATGGCATTGATGGGGATGCCTGGGATGGGAGCTACGGTTCCAGGATCAGCCGGGCAGCCGGGTAGTGTGTCAGGAATGGTTCCGATGTCCCTTCAGAATCCTGTCAGTCCAGTCCCGCCTCAGGTAGAACTTCCAATAGCTCCAACAAGCCCCTAA
- a CDS encoding Gamma-glutamyl phosphate reductase (MaGe:77310420), giving the protein MISDEEQQELAAIESPEAKDVQEVPPLSIPDYVHELVTKARQAAGRLSSLSTVVKNNALIAMADALDEKQALLIEANDKDVEAFGAEPDKAAMADRLRLTEQRIADMSAGIREVAKLPDPLGDMPKMWTRPNGMQVGRVRVPIGVIGIIYESRPNVTADSAALCLKSGNVCVLRGGSEAIHSNTAIAAVLAEAAEKAGIPPGAISFVDRPDRELVPVLLKQDRYIDLIIPRGGPSLMKTIAEHATIPVVKHDAGVCHIYVDADADQAMAEAICVNAKAQRPSTCNAMETLLVHQTIARTFLPRLMEKLQAAKVEVRGCPRACQLLPEAKPAAEDDFGKEFLGLILAVKVVKNMDEAMEHIAKYGSQHTEAIVTANYQRAMRFLREVDAGAVLVNASTRLNDGYQFGLGAEIGISTSRIHARGPMGLEELTCSKFIVMGSGQIRE; this is encoded by the coding sequence ATGATTTCCGACGAGGAACAGCAGGAGTTAGCTGCCATTGAGTCTCCTGAGGCGAAGGACGTCCAAGAGGTTCCGCCGCTCTCTATCCCCGACTATGTGCATGAACTGGTGACCAAAGCCAGGCAAGCTGCCGGCCGCTTGTCCTCACTGTCTACGGTGGTGAAAAACAACGCGCTGATCGCGATGGCCGATGCGCTGGATGAAAAACAGGCTCTCCTCATCGAAGCCAATGATAAAGATGTCGAGGCGTTCGGTGCCGAACCGGACAAGGCCGCGATGGCCGATCGCTTGCGGCTTACGGAGCAGCGGATCGCCGACATGTCGGCTGGAATCCGAGAAGTCGCGAAACTGCCGGATCCGCTAGGCGACATGCCGAAGATGTGGACCAGGCCGAACGGCATGCAAGTGGGCCGGGTGCGCGTGCCCATCGGGGTGATCGGCATCATCTACGAATCCCGTCCGAACGTCACGGCCGATTCCGCCGCGCTCTGTCTGAAGTCCGGCAATGTTTGCGTGCTGCGCGGGGGCAGTGAAGCGATTCACTCGAATACGGCCATTGCCGCGGTGCTGGCCGAAGCGGCGGAGAAGGCCGGGATTCCTCCCGGAGCCATCAGTTTTGTCGATCGCCCGGATCGGGAGCTTGTGCCGGTGTTGCTGAAGCAAGATCGCTATATCGATCTGATTATTCCGCGCGGCGGACCGTCGCTTATGAAGACGATTGCCGAACATGCCACCATTCCGGTCGTGAAGCACGATGCGGGGGTCTGCCATATTTATGTGGACGCGGATGCCGACCAGGCCATGGCCGAGGCGATTTGTGTAAATGCCAAAGCTCAACGGCCCTCGACCTGTAATGCCATGGAGACGCTACTCGTCCATCAAACGATTGCCCGGACGTTTCTCCCGCGTCTCATGGAAAAGCTTCAAGCGGCCAAGGTGGAAGTGCGCGGTTGCCCCAGGGCCTGCCAATTGTTGCCTGAAGCTAAGCCGGCGGCCGAGGATGATTTTGGAAAAGAGTTCTTAGGATTGATCCTGGCGGTCAAGGTCGTCAAGAACATGGACGAAGCGATGGAGCATATCGCCAAGTACGGCTCGCAGCATACCGAAGCCATCGTGACGGCCAATTATCAGCGGGCCATGCGGTTCTTGCGCGAAGTCGATGCGGGGGCGGTCCTGGTGAATGCGTCCACCCGCCTCAATGACGGCTATCAGTTTGGGCTTGGTGCCGAGATCGGGATCAGCACCTCCCGCATCCACGCCCGTGGTCCGATGGGATTGGAAGAGCTGACCTGTTCAAAGTTCATCGTCATGGGGAGCGGCCAGATCCGCGAGTAA
- a CDS encoding hypothetical protein (Evidence 4 : Unknown function but conserved in other organisms; MaGe:77310418), whose protein sequence is MDAKRKALIAIGLLVLWGGIAYRQWGALPDPARLPLVNTSGPVSSLTASTSRVGGLRVHLEQLASARTQREAMFTAPRNIFAAPGSDGTSSAVSDGLDGGQPAQVSEQALQSQAGSPELEHYRYLGFVRMSESPTSIGNTAVLSKDEEVVIGRIGQRLEQHLVVKAITPESVTLRDTQTRLDYTVLLMEEAAEGEPQP, encoded by the coding sequence ATGGATGCCAAACGGAAAGCGCTCATTGCAATAGGTCTTCTGGTGCTCTGGGGAGGAATAGCCTATCGACAGTGGGGTGCGCTGCCTGATCCGGCTCGTCTCCCGTTGGTCAATACCTCTGGCCCGGTTTCATCACTGACCGCCTCGACTTCCAGAGTAGGCGGATTGCGAGTCCATCTGGAGCAGTTGGCGTCCGCGCGGACCCAGCGCGAGGCAATGTTTACGGCCCCGAGAAATATCTTTGCGGCACCTGGCTCAGATGGAACGTCGTCTGCAGTTAGTGACGGCTTGGACGGCGGTCAACCGGCTCAAGTTTCCGAGCAGGCGCTGCAGTCGCAAGCGGGATCTCCGGAATTGGAGCACTATCGGTATCTGGGATTTGTTCGGATGAGCGAGTCGCCCACGAGCATCGGCAATACGGCCGTGCTGAGCAAGGATGAAGAGGTGGTTATTGGTCGAATTGGCCAGCGCTTGGAGCAGCATCTTGTCGTGAAAGCCATCACTCCTGAAAGCGTGACGCTTCGAGATACGCAGACGCGTCTCGACTATACGGTTCTTCTCATGGAGGAGGCGGCAGAGGGAGAGCCGCAACCATAG
- a CDS encoding hypothetical protein (Evidence 4 : Unknown function but conserved in other organisms; MaGe:77310422), translating into MSEPTTEQKPAEESGDKIVIYWEREYSTAFPPERLKLDFNPHRPMLNNMTLDEQRALAASGYKVVPDDCGPVRTVGSYGWLIRCPADVRLRRTAEGVKWQSPPILPEERLLGFKTFSGMYVDLILNSGYPKLCCGIRFYYPKHVGLMMKDLPNPFFHAPDRTFSIWEGIKTQEYKRTPNQYDWLPDYEAFTANFLLQLHKPTTIKRGDPIGIVLPVMLPKQFSLEEIKRP; encoded by the coding sequence ATGAGTGAGCCAACCACAGAGCAGAAGCCAGCCGAGGAGTCCGGCGACAAGATCGTCATCTATTGGGAGCGGGAATATTCGACCGCGTTTCCACCGGAGCGGCTCAAGCTGGATTTCAACCCCCATCGCCCGATGCTGAACAATATGACCTTGGACGAGCAGCGGGCGCTGGCGGCCAGCGGATACAAAGTCGTTCCGGACGATTGCGGGCCGGTTCGCACGGTGGGCAGCTACGGCTGGCTGATCCGGTGCCCAGCGGATGTCCGCTTGCGCCGCACGGCCGAAGGTGTGAAGTGGCAATCTCCGCCCATCTTGCCGGAAGAGCGGCTGCTCGGCTTCAAGACGTTTTCGGGTATGTACGTCGACTTGATTCTCAACAGCGGCTATCCCAAGCTCTGCTGCGGCATTCGCTTCTATTACCCCAAGCATGTCGGGCTAATGATGAAGGATCTTCCCAACCCCTTCTTTCATGCCCCCGACCGGACCTTTTCCATCTGGGAAGGGATCAAGACACAGGAATATAAACGGACCCCCAATCAATACGACTGGCTGCCGGATTATGAAGCCTTCACGGCGAATTTTCTGCTCCAGCTCCATAAGCCGACGACGATCAAACGTGGCGACCCCATCGGAATTGTCCTGCCCGTGATGCTGCCGAAGCAGTTCTCGCTCGAAGAAATCAAGCGCCCCTAG
- a CDS encoding PilN domain-containing protein (MaGe:77310416), with the protein MMMTLQNGMSRVVDRVARMMGLHRYFQVSLATRFRWYLRPLQLGLMACCLGLCAAIAWSIAQTVLGYQDVQQMSAELEQVRQQDQQLMVEAAQEGIDLSERALQQLPAEVALANRLLEKRLFSWTAFLAGLEQAIPPRLALTSVRLDSGGSLVHLTGSATSLEDLTSFTVGLQDHPKFKDPVLAQHRVGTSGLVEFDVTVRYRREGA; encoded by the coding sequence ATGATGATGACCCTTCAAAATGGCATGAGCCGGGTCGTCGATCGCGTTGCGCGTATGATGGGGCTCCATCGATATTTTCAGGTTTCTCTCGCCACTCGATTTAGGTGGTATCTGCGGCCGCTTCAGCTTGGGCTCATGGCGTGCTGTCTGGGACTTTGCGCGGCGATCGCGTGGAGCATCGCCCAGACGGTTCTCGGGTACCAAGATGTCCAGCAAATGAGCGCCGAGTTGGAGCAGGTGCGACAGCAGGACCAGCAGCTCATGGTCGAGGCGGCTCAAGAAGGAATCGATCTGTCCGAGCGGGCGCTGCAACAGTTGCCAGCGGAAGTTGCATTGGCGAATCGACTACTTGAGAAGCGGCTCTTTTCGTGGACGGCGTTTTTGGCGGGCTTAGAGCAAGCGATTCCGCCGCGTTTGGCGCTCACCAGTGTTCGTCTGGATTCCGGTGGCTCGCTCGTTCATTTGACTGGATCGGCGACAAGCTTGGAAGATCTCACGTCATTTACTGTTGGGTTGCAAGACCATCCTAAATTCAAAGATCCGGTGTTAGCGCAGCATCGAGTCGGGACGAGCGGATTGGTGGAGTTCGATGTAACCGTGCGCTATCGACGGGAGGGCGCATAA
- a CDS encoding hypothetical protein (Evidence 4 : Unknown function but conserved in other organisms; MaGe:77310415): MWGWMSGRPRQCLKIGVESVAWAEAQPNWRSRHGHRCVTSLLPEGAVKPSPAEPNLVQRTVVEAKIQALVDPPHNIRILGHRVMANYPRPVTLLLPDAAVRAVVLHVDQLPARADEREALIRWRFGQEQLFPLTGTTMLSQVFSGSSRATGAAQSVLAVAVHQSVLRQYESVCESAGLVPRDVGLTSLRLFDLWDKMAGRPAWKNDDLLWVSLVDRALTAMVFQQGRLVFYRCKLLTAAALSGANAGLQKIAEECAASLEMCQQRHSDVSVKRAVLCADDMAPLHEKLEEHLALSVESLGWEDIESRGWGSGDPRQGVNSLAALAGVLS; the protein is encoded by the coding sequence ATGTGGGGATGGATGAGCGGCCGCCCGCGACAGTGCCTCAAGATCGGTGTGGAGTCAGTGGCCTGGGCGGAGGCGCAGCCCAATTGGCGTAGTAGACATGGGCATCGGTGCGTGACTTCCCTGCTTCCTGAGGGAGCGGTCAAGCCCTCGCCGGCCGAACCGAATCTTGTTCAGCGGACTGTTGTGGAAGCGAAGATTCAGGCCTTGGTCGATCCTCCTCATAATATTCGGATTCTGGGCCACAGGGTGATGGCCAATTACCCTCGTCCCGTGACGTTGCTTCTGCCGGATGCGGCGGTGCGCGCCGTGGTGTTGCATGTGGACCAACTGCCCGCTCGTGCCGATGAGCGCGAGGCATTGATTCGTTGGCGGTTCGGCCAAGAACAGCTGTTCCCGCTCACCGGCACGACGATGCTCTCGCAAGTATTTAGCGGGTCGTCACGCGCCACTGGCGCAGCGCAGTCGGTCTTAGCTGTGGCGGTCCATCAATCAGTCTTGCGCCAGTATGAATCAGTCTGTGAAAGCGCCGGGTTGGTTCCTCGCGATGTGGGGCTGACGAGCCTGCGTCTCTTCGATCTCTGGGACAAGATGGCCGGGCGGCCTGCATGGAAAAACGACGATCTTCTCTGGGTCAGCTTAGTCGATCGAGCTTTGACCGCCATGGTGTTTCAGCAGGGGCGGCTGGTGTTCTACCGCTGCAAGTTATTGACGGCAGCGGCGCTGAGCGGCGCCAACGCTGGTTTGCAGAAAATTGCGGAGGAATGCGCGGCGTCGCTGGAAATGTGTCAGCAGCGTCATTCGGATGTGTCGGTGAAGCGAGCGGTGCTCTGCGCCGACGATATGGCGCCGCTGCATGAAAAACTCGAAGAGCATCTGGCGCTGTCCGTCGAGTCTTTGGGGTGGGAAGATATTGAATCGCGTGGATGGGGGAGCGGAGACCCTCGGCAAGGGGTCAATTCCCTTGCGGCGCTAGCGGGAGTGTTGTCATGA